Within Salvia splendens isolate huo1 chromosome 21, SspV2, whole genome shotgun sequence, the genomic segment TCCTTATCTTCACCTCCAGCAAGACCGCCAATTGCATAGCTGTTAACAATCATTTCATTAgttcaaataattcaaaaaattatataGTTGCACAGGTAACTGATCAGAAATACATACCCAGGTAATTTACGGTCTACCAAGCCTTTGACACATATATCCCTGTCAGTGATTTATTGCACAAAAGATCATAAGAATTTAAACAAGTGGAAAATATAGAGAAGTCTTTGAGAAAATTAGAGCAAAGTTAAAACTGATACGAACCTTAAAACTGGATCCAAGCCACCTTGCACAATTCCGAATAAATTCTGATCATGGGGTCTCTCGTGTGCTGATGAAAACAGTAGCATTTTAGCAAGCCGTAACAATGAGCTGTTACCGAAAAAGCCGCAcactattttcattatttttttcatctatTCAGAGCTCAAGAATCATTTCTCAAAGAACTTCAAGCTCGTCAGAAGGGCCCAATATTGAATGAAACATTAAATATCCTTCTACGATTTTCAACTGTCCTCAATCAATGTCACTTATGTTGTACTTATTCATTTCTATGAACAGAGAAACTTAATATCATGCACACATTCATAAAACAAGATGTTATTCTGTTGCCTTTCTCAAGTGCACAAGTGAGATGATGAAATTTCAGCATTTACTGGATAAATACCTGCAATGCACCTATCTATCCAACGAAGGGTACGATACATTGCCTCTTCAATCCGAGGACCTGTAATAGTCGTTTTCACAACATCGTCAAGAGCCATAATTATATCAGCTCCTATTCGATTCTGCAACAGAAGAGGGAAACCATGTGGCTAAATGTCTTAAGAGGCACAGAAACAACACATTAGCAATACTGGGTATAAGTAAAACATAAGTCATCACTTATCAGACAAtttgaaaagagaaaaaaagtcaCCTTCAAATCACATTGATACCCTATTCAAATGTAAAACTAggcaattttaaattatttcacAGCAAAGATTGAGTTCAGTCAAGCATGGCGGCACAGAACAATAAAAACTACTGCTATATTATTTTGACAATAAATCACATTGCTAATCTATTACTTTAATTACCACCATTCTCCCTGATGACGAAACGAGAGTAAGTGCAAGACACAAAATTAACATTTACAACCGTATTTTCTCATTGGCTATGTAATCAAAATGGAGCTAGAAATACATAACAGAAATAATTAGGTGAGGTAACAAGATTAGTGAAAGAATTTTACTTGTATCTGTATCGACTCTTCTGGAGTGAGTAACATGGGTTTCCCATCAACCGGTGACTGCaaaaacatatatataaatatatggaCTAAGCATTAAGTACGGCCTCACTAGAACCAGGGAAAAACAACGAACTACAACAAACACAATAAGAGTAACAATTCAATTAATCATCCCCTTAAATAGTTTGAGTAACAAccgaaaaaataaaagataaattcTGCTCTGAAGAGGCCGCTCCTCCGAAAAAGGCCAAAGCAAAAACTTTATTTTGGATAAGCCCTATTTATAACCATCTAAAGACAGACTCCTAACTGAAATAAAACTTGTAACTTGACACTAACTCTAAAAGATATAATCTATCGCTAACAAATTCCTAGGCACTTGTTAGAATCTCTAAACAGTAAACAACTTAATAAATAATGAACAACTAATTCAAAGGATAATCTGTTGGTCTACGATCTCTATAACAGAGAACAACATCTAGCACAAAGAACGATCTCTATTATATACTATCTTAATGAACAACTTTAACCTCTAACTTAGATCGTTTATATGCCAACCAGTAGATAAATAGTACCTGAAAGGTGACACCCTGTTCTGTAATGTCAGCCAAATGCAATAAGGAAACCTGCCATCATTAAGAAGCATCTTCAATATGTGAAGCAAATATAATACTATCAAGATGATGCAGATTGCAGCCAAATCAGTTAATCACATTCACAAACTAAAACTCCAATGTTTTTTGAAAAACATATTTAATGGATATATTAATGCAAGTCCCAACTGAAACGAATATAATCTTATGTCTCAGATTTACATCATAAATTTACAAAGCAACAACTTTAAAACAGAGACACAACCACAGAATCAGAAGCACCTGTTGAAGTTCATAATAATAAACTGATAATACAAGCCAAAGTGCAAATTGTACAACCAATCTAAAGATGCGAAAAATACAATGACACTCATGTTCGCAGGTTTCCAACATAGAATAAGTACACTAGACTGTGGAACAAGATAGGAGGAATTCCTGAAAACCTTGAGATAGTTATATTTAGAAAGCCAGTAATAAGGTGAAGTTAATACAGAGTACTAGTTTTCATTGTTGCTTTTTCCTCCTCTTTCTCTGATTTGCATAAGCAAATGATTGTTTATTTTTAGggggaaaaaaagaaatcctTGCTTTAATAGACAATATCAAGAAAAAGGAGATGTCTCCCACATGATGCACAGAAAGTAACAAGTTACCTGGCATAATAAATAACAAGTAGGAAACTATATATGCTAACCCAAAGTGCATCAGTTTTACATGTCTTACatgaaaaagaagaaataaaaatactagaGCAATACTTTAGAAGGTCCCATATATTATGACAGCATTCATATGATTATGAATCCACTCATTCTTGAAAGAGTACATCAAAATGACAGTGAAATATATAAATTCTTCCAGTCAAATCCTCTACTACGTCGTACTACTATGAGTGATGGATCATGGATTTTGAATTCATCGTACAATTCTATAATTCTAAGCAATAATGATGTATTTACTAATATATATGGATATCAAATCCATCCTAAAACCCTTCAACCAACCGCAATCTACATTCTACAAGCATAAAGCCCAGATATGTGCATGAAACAATTACAAAAATGACAAACTTAGAGGTAGGGATTTCTTTACTTCATGATAATATGGTGGAAGGATCAAAAACGCGCAAAAGCACCCAAATGGTTTGAGAATGTTCAACACTAAAATGATGCATTACCATTTGAAAGCCACCTGAGTCAGTAAGCAACCACCTAGGCCAATTCATAAATTTATGGAGCCCTCCCAACTCATCAATGAGCTCAGAAGTGGGACGGAGGGCCAAGTGATATGTGTTTCCAAGAATTATTTGGCATCCAATGTCCTCAAGCTGACTGGTCCTCAAACCTTTTATTGTACCTGTAAAGATCATGAAAGTAATGTAGTATATTATTACTCCTGAGAAGATATTCAATGCACAAAAACTGAAAGGATATAAGaacgaaaaaaagaaaacatatttACGCAGTAAACATAATATACTGAACCATATCCCTAGGAAGTTGGACCCTGGTATCTTGGTAATAAGAAAACATATTTACGCAGTAAACATCTTTTCAAAGTTGTGAATGATCGCATGATACTATCGAAACTTTTCCGGGAAGAACATTATGAACACTGGGAGTTTGGGACTGTATATGACTTTTAACACCACAACAGAGGGAGAACAGGaaattatgaaattctttcacACATATACAGGAGTCAATTTCGGAGTCCATGTTTGAAtcttataaaaatagaatttcCAGCACGGATATTATCTTGCTTCCAACTTACAGAATTCTCATTTGTCTTGAATCCTTCAAATCTGTGAGTCTCTATTCGGTTAACAATACAACAAGATTATCACTTTGCATTCACAACGAATTCCCTCCATCACAATTTACTGGATCTTTAATTATTCGATCAGGAATACGCAGTAAAGGCATCTGGCACACAAAGTGAGGAAGTGTAAGTCGAGCTGTCCGAGCACGATTGAACTTCCCAAGAATCTAGCGCATAAAATATTGAAACATCAGTTATAATTGCATAAGTTATACAACAAGGTCGTTCTGGAATTTGATTAATACTGTTATGTCTCTATGATGTCTGCTCAGAAATTTAGAAACGGAGCATTAAAGTCAATATTTTTATGAAGAAACAGAGCATTTTAAGTTAATCAAACATAAAAAACGGCTTGAGGGAAATCATAAATGTGTAAGGTGCAATTTTGCATCAGAAACACACATCAAACGAAATTAtatcaaataaaaattgatgTTGTTTCAATTATGACATACAAATGGTTgagaaaaaagcaaaaaaatcaatctttaCACTATTAAGTTTACAACTCAATAATTCAACATCCATCGTCATATTTTACGAGATGAGCAATATTACCTCAAAACGAAGAGccatgaattattatttttcttgctAAACCTGAGAGAAGAAAGAGAGGGGGGTTATATTATTGGTGTTAATTGCCCAAACAATTCAACGTAGTTTCATTAAGACCATCTTTATCGGCCACCCCCAACATAACCCAACCATCaacttttttaatatttaattcatttctatcTCTTTCACATCATCTTCCACATCATTAATATTCATCCAAcccaaccacacatattttcatgatttatcaatgaccacccaaccacactattatatactccctccgtcccagataattcgtcccagtattccattttgggtcgtcccacataatttgtctcacttcacttttgtcatttttggtagtgggccccacattccactaactcattcctactcacattttattataaaactaatatataaaagccaagcccacaatccactaactttttcaactcactttccattacatttcttaaaacccgtgccgggtcaaagtgacccgaattatccgggacggagggagtatattttttatattttttaatactattattattacatgaaatatttattattgtaaatttatcaaaaaacttaataaatgacaaattaaaaattataaaaataaacaaataaaaaacataaattacagTAATTGAAATACGAAattgaaaatacataattggtgCTAAAAATATTATTCTCATCATCGGAGAATATATTATTCTCATCATCCTCCATAGCTAGCAACATGGGAAACTTAAAGATATGAAATTCTATTAAACAATAAGGATTATAggaggagaaaagatgatatttttttgtgtgcaaaactatagcaaatgtggtctctatttatagaggaagaaaaattatgaattttggtataaattttataattttttaatataatatattaaagatatataaattattaaaaataaaaatatcagcCAATGAAATTGTGCCATTTGGCACAATCTCATTGGCTGAGTGGTGAAAGGGATGGAGAGACCTTTCGGTCGGTTTGAAGAATGAGATAGACTCATGTCAGAGAGAGACTCAATGTTGaataaaaatttttttatttatatttatgacGTGGAGGTCGACCTCCACGACCGATAAACATGGTCTAAAGCATTGAGTAAGGCAAAAAAACTAAATTATGAGGCTGTGACAGACTCTATCAATCACAGTGGTTACGATGGGAATCAGAAGGCTGCCGTTAACCGACGAGCGCAGTAGCGGCGTTGACAGGTGAATTGACGGCAACGGCTTGGTCGGTCAACGGCGGTCGTGAGTGTGGGCTGCAAGCAGAggaaaagaggaagaaagatggATAGGGCTTAGAGAATCTCCAACAAGGAAGGGTAAATAAAAGAGGTATATAATCTATATATCTCCTCAAGAATTGAAATATACCCttccaaaaaaaacatattccaaataaaaagaaaaaaaaggtactgtaaatgattttttaaatataaataatattacaaaatgcattaaaaaacataaagtgtGATACTTTCTCAAATACCTTCTCCCTTGAAGAATGGTTTATCATGAAAagaaggtaaatatggtagttataaaaTTTTACCACTTCATTGATGAAcaggtaaagatacctcttcaaaatggaaaaatgtataatacctcttcatttacctctccccttggagaataaattttcatgaaaaaaggtaaatatggtagtcaTATAGCTTTACCTTTTCGTTTACCTCTCCCCTTGAAAATGCTCTTAGGGGTTTAAGGGCGGATGAATtatgaattagggtttatctttGACATATTTTATGGGTTTTAAATTTTCCCTTCTTACGGGAGTGTTTCCATGATATAATCAcgtaaatattactccctctgtcccattagaaatgaaacgttttcctttttggtctgtcccattaaaaatgaaacgtttctaaaaatggaaacaatactctctctactttttcttctctcttactttactctctctacattaactcacaaaacaacactacataaaatcccgtgccgaaaagcaaatgttgcatatttaatgggacggagggagtataagagaGAGACCAATGACATATTGATGTTTCCATTGAGTTGGTCGGATTTAACGACTTATTCACCGCGCATAACAGCTAGCCACACCGATTAAACCATAGCTACGTTGTTGTCTTACGAGAATTCACCCACGCACAACAACTAATTATGCCTTCCTATCATCTAGAACCAAAGTtgcaccgctgcccgacggaagacGTTCCGCTCACAGCAACACAATTGGTTGTCGAGTTCCGCttgtccgccgagctctagccgccggCCAACCCTACTTCCGCAGCCCGACATCACATAcgagcattatttagttagttaaattagGGATTTGCGTaacttttccatatctttgtgttcttgttcattaagttagttattaccattataaataggagttattgtaatcatttgagaaatttagaatataaatattattttatcgttcattctcttctccaaagtGAGAAAACCGTCGTGCTTGACTGGCAAGTCAGGCACTCGCCCGCGACAGACATTATCGATAGTCGATCTACAAACGCCGATCAACCCGATAGGaggttgatgcactatttattagcactaaaagtACCTCCAAGCACGCAGGGTAGATCTAGtgtagctaaaggtcagtaccgggatatcgaacacaagtAATAAGATTGCACATGACTACTATATACTAAGTGTAatatactatttagagacacaGAGGTTTTTGGATTTATTATTTAAACAAGacagaaataaataaacaaataacagAAAGCATAAAAACATATGATACAAAACAGGAGTAAGAAAGTAGAATTTTAGGATTCAAAACACAATtgacttccttgaattacgaTCTCTAGAGTTATTAAATCGGTCACTTAACTAGATTAAACctcctcccgaggtgagaaatccgtagattaggtgtaataattgaagtccccttctaattcttagacctaactcctaaaagatcgttaagaccaatgacctcacgtgaaacctcaactctcctgAGTTCTATTGCATTAAAATGTGAATTATCCCTCGTCCAAGTCAATTATTTCTTCTtccgagtactctaatcaactctaacatgtattcaaaaggtagctaatcaattgaatatagaaagcacagggataaatcaaataattgcaagagctaacaaggaaaaacaattgaatatcttcaccaaaaattcaacaattgatgttctactcatagacaagtagagCTCCACTCCAATGGAAggtggatgaattatgtgtggaatATGGGATGGAAGAAGGTGTAGAGTGAGAGAATGATTGTAGGCTCTGATatgaagattatgaattaggtttagaggtatttataggctggaaaaatgtttattttttataattgtcgtgccctacaagaaatggggaagatttggcttcacaatataataatttcttttcttccgtgaatttccacCTAAATTCCATCATATTTTTACTCCATTGCGCGATGTTCGTAAAATGGCCTTAACTTTCTCCACCGAACTACGATTTAGATgtttaaggtatccacgcgaagctctttcgaagacaaaGATAATGATATGTAATAGGCACTGATTAGACTTCACATTTTCTGTAAGAATGGGCTCGAACTGAGGCTGCTGtactttggccttttttcacatttttctatctttttctatcatttatcaacaaacacgtcaaaagtaccaatgtataatatatgcaatttaagaacataatttgcatgattaacATTTAGAACAAGTCAAATCGAgaccttaaaaacatgcaaaaaccgtgtttgtcaactcccccaaacttaattatttgtttgtcctcaaacaaaacaagagaaaaacaaATTAAGAAACACGGATGTTAAGAACTAGActtcatagttgcctcaaaaattacaataaaaataaagagtttgacaaagaatacaaatcaaatcaagcaaagcttattagtgcattttcattactagatcgttgatcaccttgaagtacatgcgctcacaagtgtttagaagtatgtttatcactcactctcaaattttatattggaaaaaaatgtacgctctcagatcatgcaacatgcaaagtttaccataggtttgctcaaagtctaatccttcatctactttatgtgattaaaataaaaaatcagaaaggtctttattttatgttataatgtaggctctttgttAATGTAACGAAATATGGCTAAAAAATTACTAAACccaaacatagcaaaagtgatcaatttctactacatcaaacTTAGCACCCCACCAACAATTCAAATCTTATTAAATTCttgactttgtctaattttcttctcacttcc encodes:
- the LOC121784035 gene encoding queuine tRNA-ribosyltransferase catalytic subunit 1-like, with product MALRFEILGKFNRARTARLTLPHFVCQMPLLLIIYYITFMIFTGTIKGLRTSQLEDIGCQIILGNTYHLALRPTSELIDELGGLHKFMNWPRWLLTDSGGFQMVSLLHLADITEQGVTFQSPVDGKPMLLTPEESIQIQNRIGADIIMALDDVVKTTITGPRIEEAMYRTLRWIDRCIAAHERPHDQNLFGIVQGGLDPVLRDICVKGLVDRKLPGYAIGGLAGGEDKDSFWRVVAQCTAALPVDKLRYVMGVGYPLDIVVCSALGADMYDCVYPTRTARFGTALVPEGVLKLKHQAMADDTQPIDPTCECMVCKNYSRAYIHCLVTKDAMGSQLLSYHNLFYMLKLSRDLHSSIVNGQFPEFVCNFLQKMFPKGDVPQWVCNAMEVAGIDITSCCSPFPLSLIDPQARTVKFSRKNSIKMVNAKDQ